One window of Parcubacteria group bacterium genomic DNA carries:
- a CDS encoding cysteine desulfurase, translating into MKRIYLDYAATTPVDKEVLRAMMPYFSDKFGNASSAHSFGQEAIAAIDEAREKIAKLLNCRFDEIIFTGSATEANNLAILSASSASDRNLVKTMHFITSVIEHESVLEPLKELQKIGHEITYLPVNKDGFINIFDLEKMIKNNTVLVSIIYANNEIGTIQSVKEIGKLLEKINKKRLESGLSKIYFHTDAVQAFQFLECRPDWLKVDLMTFSGHKIYGPKGIGGLYVRKNSPISPVISGGGQEFGLRSGTENVAGIAGFAKAIELIFKNKEAQFKHILDLRDKLLNYIIKNNEEIKINGSISNRLPNNLNLRFPGVSNETLLVALDQAGVAVSAGSACSSRALSVSHVLKAIGLNEKQAKESIRITLGKSTNEKEIKKAAEIINKTIRNLKV; encoded by the coding sequence ATGAAAAGAATTTATCTTGATTATGCGGCGACCACGCCGGTTGATAAGGAGGTTTTAAGGGCAATGATGCCTTATTTTTCTGATAAATTCGGAAATGCTTCTTCGGCGCATTCTTTTGGGCAGGAGGCGATAGCGGCGATTGATGAGGCGCGGGAGAAAATCGCCAAGCTTTTAAATTGCCGATTTGATGAAATTATTTTTACCGGCTCGGCAACCGAAGCGAATAATCTCGCAATTTTATCAGCATCATCAGCCAGCGATCGCAATCTGGTGAAGACAATGCACTTTATAACTTCAGTTATTGAACACGAGTCGGTTCTTGAGCCGTTAAAGGAGCTCCAAAAAATAGGCCATGAAATAACTTATTTACCAGTTAATAAAGATGGGTTTATAAACATTTTTGATTTAGAAAAGATGATTAAAAATAACACAGTTTTAGTAAGCATAATTTACGCGAATAACGAGATAGGAACAATTCAATCGGTTAAAGAAATCGGAAAACTTTTAGAAAAAATAAATAAAAAAAGACTCGAAAGCGGGCTTTCAAAAATATATTTTCATACCGACGCGGTTCAGGCATTTCAGTTTCTGGAATGCCGCCCTGATTGGCTCAAGGTTGACCTGATGACTTTTTCCGGACACAAAATTTATGGGCCAAAAGGAATAGGCGGGTTGTACGTCAGAAAAAACTCGCCGATTTCTCCGGTAATTTCCGGAGGCGGTCAGGAATTTGGTTTGCGTTCAGGCACGGAAAATGTTGCAGGTATTGCAGGTTTTGCCAAAGCAATTGAGCTTATTTTCAAAAATAAAGAAGCGCAATTTAAGCATATCCTTGATTTGCGTGACAAATTGCTAAATTATATAATTAAAAATAATGAAGAAATTAAGATAAACGGTTCTATAAGCAATCGCTTGCCGAATAACCTAAATTTAAGATTCCCTGGAGTAAGCAACGAAACGCTTCTTGTGGCTTTAGATCAAGCGGGAGTAGCGGTTTCGGCCGGTTCAGCCTGTTCTTCAAGGGCGTTAAGCGTGTCGCATGTTTTAAAGGCTATCGGTCTTAACGAAAAGCAGGCAAAGGAAAGCATCAGAATAACTTTGGGAAAAAGCACCAACGAGAAAGAAATTAAAAAAGCCGCGGAAATAATAAATAAAACAATAAGAAATTTAAAAGTTTAA
- the raiA gene encoding ribosome-associated translation inhibitor RaiA, whose translation MRINIKTTNFNLTPAIQTYLEEKLNSLNKFLPNDESISADVELGKTTRHHQKGDIFVAEINLALPGYLIRVIAQEWDLRVAIDRAKDELQRKIKDNKEKNISLYKKGARMFKKLLKGG comes from the coding sequence ATGAGAATCAATATCAAAACAACAAATTTTAATTTAACGCCGGCGATTCAAACTTATCTTGAGGAAAAATTGAATTCTCTTAACAAATTTTTACCGAATGACGAAAGCATTTCAGCCGATGTCGAGCTTGGTAAAACCACCCGCCATCATCAAAAGGGAGATATTTTTGTAGCGGAAATTAACTTAGCTCTTCCGGGCTACTTAATACGGGTTATTGCGCAAGAGTGGGATTTAAGAGTTGCTATTGACCGTGCGAAAGACGAACTTCAGAGAAAAATAAAAGATAATAAAGAAAAAAATATTTCTCTCTACAAAAAGGGGGCGCGCATGTTTAAAAAATTATTAAAAGGCGGGTAA
- a CDS encoding trypsin-like peptidase domain-containing protein, with protein MKEYSLKEVILIAFTVSFITAFAVSSPLGSSITSNAAVYDFLQKTPFLNWFYPEKVQLPNLNQSVVYVPIGYEAQVINAVKIASPAVVSIVITKNVPIIEQYYSSPFGDDPFFKQFFGDIQIPQFRQKGFQKQEVGGGSGFIISGDGMILTNRHVVADTQAEYTVFTNDGQKYSAKVLARDSINDIAVIKIETSNLPTVKLGDSDAVLVGQAAIAIGNALGEFRNTVSVGVVSGLARSVTATGGGSTETIYDVIQTDASINPGNSGGPLLNLKGEVIGVNTAMVSGAQSIGFAIPINQIKRIVNDIRVFGKIKTPYIGVRYITITTALKESKKLPFDYGALIAKGDKGESGVIAGSPADKIGLKEGDIILELGGYKIDRDHPLISRINLLSVGGKIKIKVWQDGEIKVIEIILAEKP; from the coding sequence ATGAAAGAATATTCATTAAAAGAAGTTATTTTAATAGCGTTTACCGTAAGCTTTATTACGGCTTTTGCCGTTAGCAGCCCATTAGGTTCTTCAATAACATCAAATGCGGCAGTTTATGATTTTTTACAAAAAACTCCTTTTTTAAATTGGTTTTACCCTGAAAAAGTTCAGCTGCCAAATTTAAACCAGTCAGTTGTTTATGTGCCAATCGGCTACGAGGCCCAAGTTATAAACGCGGTTAAAATAGCCTCGCCGGCGGTGGTAAGCATTGTCATTACCAAAAACGTTCCGATTATAGAACAGTATTATTCTAGCCCGTTCGGGGACGACCCGTTTTTCAAGCAATTTTTCGGAGATATTCAAATTCCTCAGTTCCGTCAAAAAGGATTTCAAAAGCAGGAAGTAGGGGGCGGTAGCGGATTTATTATTTCCGGTGACGGCATGATTTTAACAAATCGCCACGTGGTAGCCGACACGCAAGCAGAATACACGGTTTTCACAAATGACGGTCAAAAGTACTCGGCGAAAGTTCTGGCACGCGATTCAATTAACGATATTGCGGTAATAAAAATTGAAACTTCAAATTTGCCAACCGTAAAACTGGGCGATTCCGATGCCGTTCTGGTAGGCCAGGCCGCGATTGCCATCGGGAACGCTTTAGGAGAATTTAGAAACACCGTCAGTGTAGGCGTTGTTTCTGGTTTAGCGCGCAGTGTTACTGCTACCGGCGGCGGATCGACTGAAACAATTTATGACGTTATCCAAACCGATGCTTCAATAAATCCCGGCAATTCCGGCGGTCCGCTTTTAAATCTGAAGGGCGAAGTTATCGGTGTTAACACGGCGATGGTTTCTGGCGCTCAAAGTATCGGTTTTGCCATCCCGATTAATCAAATAAAACGAATTGTAAACGACATTCGTGTTTTTGGAAAAATTAAGACTCCCTATATAGGCGTAAGATACATAACCATTACCACTGCTTTAAAAGAATCAAAAAAACTGCCTTTTGATTACGGAGCGCTAATTGCCAAGGGGGATAAAGGCGAATCCGGAGTCATTGCCGGTTCACCGGCCGATAAAATCGGCCTAAAAGAAGGTGACATCATTTTGGAATTAGGGGGTTATAAAATTGACCGCGACCATCCTTTAATTTCCAGAATAAATCTTTTATCTGTCGGCGGTAAGATAAAAATAAAAGTTTGGCAAGACGGCGAGATTAAAGTTATTGAAATAATACTGGCTGAAAAGCCATAA